In the Topomyia yanbarensis strain Yona2022 chromosome 3, ASM3024719v1, whole genome shotgun sequence genome, one interval contains:
- the LOC131690375 gene encoding uncharacterized protein LOC131690375, giving the protein MENADVFLEYFSDSSDEENHFAEQILIYAYGTTNSITRRSRGGSQPGKRPNIDRRAEEGAIRLFKDYFSETPIYTDEQFRRRYRMHRRLFLKIKTKIETNEYFIQKPDATGKLGLTCIQKCTAAIRQLAYGSPSDAMDEYVRIGESTARKCLMEFCRTVDTIFSDEFLRSPTRSDLKRLLKVGNERGFPGMLGSLDCCHWQWKNCPTAWAGQYKGKEKKPTIVLEVVASYDLWIWHAFFGMPGSNNDITVLHRSPLFSNLYGGKTPSVKYEVNGHTYNTGYYLADGIYPPLATLVQTIASPVGQKRKYFAERQESTRKDVERAFGVLMARFAIIKNPARLWNKEDLKSIMRTCIILHNMIIEDEREDLTSYDIEESNVHEVVRPVDDFTAFLGRYREVHNTSLHHQLQNDLIEHLWNMKGDEE; this is encoded by the exons ATGGAGAACGCGGATGTCTTTCTTGAGTATTTTTCTGATTCGAGCGATGAAGAAAATCATTTCGCGGAACAAATATTGATATACGCATATGGAACGACAAATTCAATCACCCGAAGAAGCCGAGGTGGTTCCCAACCTGGAAAACGACCGAATATTGACCGACGAGCAGAGGAAGGTGCCATTCGATTGTTCAAAGATTACTTTTCGGAAACACCTATATATACGGATGAACAATTTCGTCGACGTTATCGGATGCATCGTAgattgtttttgaaaattaaaacgAAGATTGAAACAAACGAATACTTTATTCAAAAACCAGACGCAACTGGAAAATTGGGACTGACATGCATCCAGAAATGCACGGCTGCTATTCGTCAGTTAGCATATGGATCACCGTCGGATGCAATGGACGAATACGTTCGAATCGGCGAATCTACAGCTCGAAAGTGTTTGATGGAATTTTGTCGCACGGTTGACACAATATTTAGCGATGAATTCCTACGCTCACCCACGCGTTCAGATTTGAAGCGTCTACTTAAAGTCGGAAATGAGCGAGGTTTTCCGGGTATGCTAGGATCGTTAGATTGCTGCCATTGGCAGTGGAAGAACTGTCCTACTGCTTGGGCAGGGCAGTATAAAGGTAAAGAGAAGAAACCTACTATTGTTCTTGAAGTGGTTGCATCGTACGACTTATGGATATGGCATGCATTCTTTGGTATGCCAGGATCAAACAATGATATTACTGTACTGCATAGGTCCCCTCTATTTTCAAACCTATATGGCGGCAAAACACCATCAGTGAAGTATGAGGTTAATGGTCACACTTACAATACCGGGTACTATTTAGCAGACGGAATATATCCTCCACTTGCCACACTTGTGCAAACGATAGCGTCGCCCGTTGGCCAAAAGCGCAAG TACTTCGCAGAAAGGCAAGAGTCTACTAGAAAAGATGTGGAACGCGCCTTCGGTGTGTTGATGGCACGGTTTGCCATTATAAAAAATCCGGCTAGGTTGTGGAATAAAGAGGATTTGAAATCTATTATGCGCACCTGTATAATTCTTCATAATATGATCATTGAAGATGAACGGGAAGATTTAACGTCATACGATATAGAGGAAAGCAATGTTCATGAAGTAGTGAGACCAGTTGATGATTTTACAGCGTTTCTGGGTCGATACAGAGAAGTACATAACACCAGCCTTCATCATCAACTACAGAATGACCTGATTGAGCATCTTTGGAATATGAAAGGGGATGAAGAGTAG
- the LOC131687769 gene encoding uncharacterized protein LOC131687769, with protein sequence MSASKRGTNWTTQEDEALCAAWLNTSQDASIGINQRAKTLYDRVFDRFLEICSENHVPGNPELRAPSGIKARWHHISKMASKFAGCVAQIENRCQSGASPEDFLRQAIALFATTEKTPFTLMHCYSILQSAPKWQQYHTVKKSPTPKRLAAEIDLARGETDLPDPVPSSSDRPIGQKACKAQRLSQGCASNHVGSEIAKAGNMLAIAAKERLMYCRQKALALSRMANHAIMSVDINGLNETAREFYLLEQKRILNETKEAFKNELEPRPEPLDDDREDVENTIENNDVVDESDSDGDF encoded by the exons ATGAGTGCTTCAAAACGAGGAACCAACTGGACTACGCAGGAGGACGAGGCATTATGCGCTGCTTGGTTGAACACCTCGCAGGACGCTAGCATCGGCATTAACCAGCGCGCAAAAACGCTTTACGATCGCGTGTTTGATCGTTTTCTGGAGATATGCAGCGAAAATCACGTTCCGGGTAATCCAGAACTACGCGCCCCTAGCGGAATAAAAGCTAGATGGCATCACATTAGTAAAATGGCAAGCAAGTTTGCAGGTTGTGTTGCCCAAATCGAGAACCGTTGCCAAAGTGGGGCGTCTCCTGAGGATTTTTTGAGACAAGCGATTGCACTATTTGCAACGACGGAGAAGACTCCATTTACTTTAATGCACTGCTACAGCATACTGCAAAGTGCCCCGAAATGGCAGCAGTATCACACAGTAAAG aaATCACCCACTCCAAAAAGGTTAGCTGCAGAAATTGATTTGGCCAGAGGCGAAACAGATCTGCCAGATCCAGTGCCTTCATCTTCCGATCGTCCTATCGGTCAAAAGGCCTGTAAAGCGCAAAGGTTGAGCCAAGGATGCGCCTCTAATCACGTCGGAAGTGAAATAGCGAAAGCGGGGAATATGTTGGCTATTGCTGCGAAGGAACGACTGATGTACTGCAGGCAAAAGGCACTCGCCTTAAGCAGAATGGCAAACCACGCCATTATGTCTGTGGATATTAATGGTTTAAACGAAACAGCAAGAGAGTTTTACTTGCTGGAACAAAAAAGGATCCTGAACGAAACCAAAGAGGCTTTCAAAAACGAACTGGAGCCTAGACCGGAGCCTCTAGACGATGATAGGGAGGATGTAGAGAATACTATTGAAAATAATGATGTTGTAGATGAGTCTGATTCTGATggagatttttaa